ATTGGTAGACGTCATAGCAAAGACTTTCCCGAGGGCTTCTGATCCCGTAAAGAGTTTGGTTGGATCCTTGATCTGATGCATGATAGCAGACATGACCTCTTGCTGGCGACGGGTCCGGCCAAAGTCCCCTTCATCGTCCTTACGGAAACGCGAGTAATTGAGAAGAGTCCGGCCATCCATCCGTTGCTTTCCAACCTTGATGGTTTGTTGCGGAACGACGCCGTCTTTCATGTTCAAATCGTCTGGCACTTCCACTTCACTGACCTTTTCGCCATCAACCGTTGAAAACTGCGCATTCATCTCGACCCCATTTGGGAAGAGGGTATCGATCGCTGTCGCAAAGGTCTTGAAATCGACCATGGCGTAATATTGGATGTCAATGTCAAAGTTATCTTTGAGCATCTGACGCACCAATTCAGCCCCTTGGTTGTTATTTTGCTCACCGATGGTGAAGGCAGTATTGAGCTTCTGGTCATAGTAGCCATCATATTCAGGAATATTTTGCTGGCTCACTCCATCAATATGGACCAGTGTATCCCGCATGAAGCTGACCATCTTGATCTTGCCTTCTTTGTTATTGACATTGACCACCATGATGGAGTCTGTCCGGGTTTCATCTGACTTCTCACCGATCCGACCATCTGTCCCCAAGATCAGGATATTGACCCCATCTCGTGACTTCTTGCCGTTAAATTTCTCGACGACAGCAGGCTTGGCATCTTTCCCAGCTGGTTTACTGTTGAGGCCTTTCACAAACATAAAGACCATGCCACCGATAATGAGCAAGAAAAAGAGAGCTATCCACTTGAGGATCCGCTTGACGCGGATCTTTTTCCGTGGTTTCTTAGGTAGATCGCTCGTCGCAGCAACTACTTTTTTCTTTGTTTTTTTGCTACGTGATTGGTAAACAGGAAGGTCACCAATCGGTTCAGCAATCTCACCTTGCACTTCTTCTGTAGCGTCTACCTCAGGTTGAAGGGCTTCTGCTTCCTCATAAGCTCCTTGGCTCTTCTTGAGCAGGTAATTGTATTCTAGTTGTTCTCGTTCATTCA
The Streptococcus parasanguinis genome window above contains:
- a CDS encoding LCP family protein, whose product is MSNESNFLSHHERKRLEYLYSNFHYLNEREQLEYNYLLKKSQGAYEEAEALQPEVDATEEVQGEIAEPIGDLPVYQSRSKKTKKKVVAATSDLPKKPRKKIRVKRILKWIALFFLLIIGGMVFMFVKGLNSKPAGKDAKPAVVEKFNGKKSRDGVNILILGTDGRIGEKSDETRTDSIMVVNVNNKEGKIKMVSFMRDTLVHIDGVSQQNIPEYDGYYDQKLNTAFTIGEQNNNQGAELVRQMLKDNFDIDIQYYAMVDFKTFATAIDTLFPNGVEMNAQFSTVDGEKVSEVEVPDDLNMKDGVVPQQTIKVGKQRMDGRTLLNYSRFRKDDEGDFGRTRRQQEVMSAIMHQIKDPTKLFTGSEALGKVFAMTSTNVPFSFLLTNGLGLVGSAGKGIERVTIPENGDWVDAYDMYGGQGLLVDFDAYKKKLYQMGLR